The following coding sequences lie in one Osmia lignaria lignaria isolate PbOS001 unplaced genomic scaffold, iyOsmLign1 scaffold0001, whole genome shotgun sequence genomic window:
- the LOC143306171 gene encoding uncharacterized protein LOC143306171, with the protein MAQSENLKTLIKTRGSLKSNVTRLITYLNAHPDAEIDDIQNRKIKLEEGYEAFSKTQLQIEILAEKEKHTDMDHEAHRSQFDDQYFACAKIISKRLREINSVISPIASTSPSTSATPSMPITIKQANNLLPKIEIRPYDGNPINWYSFHDTFKNLVHDNDELLPVHKFYLLQNALQGPLTSITENLNASEENYLVAWNTLKQRCNKPRQIIHTHLQLLLELPEIHRETPTNLRSLVEKTQVHINALRALKQPVDKWDALLIYIVVKKLDKGTRRAWERTLEDEEMPAFQKLLDFLSKQARGDDFDTISFDSNKSNSHFNNHTSKMPNKKRPNQIQSHVGTQAHFQCPACSQNHAIYTCNKFLQLNPKERFELARRAKLCLNCLRGNHQTNKCYLSGCKTCNHKHNTLLHFTDTNNPRNHPTNNSIESNDQNIKEQPTVNLVVSSDSEVLLGTASIKILDKDKNEIPCRVLLDGGSQTHFITERLADRLKLNKTMINLPFSGLGQNLTKSQYTVKTTIKSRTSPFSCDLTLVALPTITGLLPSRKIDKDNLSIPKNISLADPNFHKSAEIDALLGNTLFYQLLSVGQIKLCNDSIILQKTRLGWIVTGEVNLLNNHLNKARSCFVTTALENQLNKFWEVEEIPNKKYFSSEESACETHFSQNIKRNLDGRYVVRLPFNEKRDSIGESHRMALKRFYSLEKRLELSSELKNQYSVFLREYVELKHMTDITNTDDKQVGYYLPHHAVIKESSATTKVRVVFDGSAKTSTSISLNDALMQGPTIQDDLISIIIRFRTHQFVLTADIEKMFRQIQVHPDDAKFQKILWRENKTEPIKTYMLNTVTYGTTSAPFLAVRCLKQIIKDDGHKYPLAATVLDRDFYVDDLLTGTNDLNQACFLIDQLTKLLNLGGFNLRQWLSNEPKLLNKLKNSSASQLVCLDVTETKKVLGIQWDPHADTINYKVNPFSSHKVVSKRTILSEIAQLFDPLGLLGPVIIQAKLVMQKLWMANLNWDESVPQSIHTEWFNYKNQLPLLNNFTVHRKVVLNNAVEIQLHGFCDASEKGYGACFYIRSTNKVNNHLVDLVCAKSRVAPIKTISLPRLELCAAKLLANLYKSVVEALNLRFNKINFYSDSTIALNWIKTSPHILKTFEANRVSEIQTLTDRDNWYHVSTNDNPADFISRGQNPSDFIKNTLWVNGPTWLSMEEHCWKITKLSTSDSANHQANVTFVTLDQNCNRNKVANDTFERFSSINALNRFVALCHRAIVNRSSSNKITGEITTKELHDAHLQIIRVVQESEFSQELQCLRKGEELNNKSRLLRLDPFIDELGILRVGGRLGNADINYSHKHPILLPRNNHITDIIIRHVHIKYWHTGVQNTLAIVRQNYWPIDGKNRTRYVLHKCISCCKLNHKPPNYPMGILPKNRLKQSRPFENAGLDYCGPFLIKEKKFRNKVKIKSYVVVFVCFSTKAVHLELVTDLTTETCLAAIKRFFGRRGKSKNLYSDNGTNFVGAKNEILKIKALLLSSNHNDRITHDLSNEGVNWHFSPPQSPHFGGLWEAGVKQFKYHLYRTVGDSLFTYEQFNTFIIEIESILNSRPLTPLSSDPNDFSALTPAHFLIGDSLMSIPEHDFQDVPTNRLSLWQHIVKVKQHFWKRWHREYFNELLLRSKWHKGDPEQIKIDTLVTIKEDNIPPMHWSMGRIIAVHPGEDKIIRVATVKTNRGIYKRCIKKLCPLPIEIPERD; encoded by the coding sequence ATGGCACAgtcagaaaatttaaaaactttaaTCAAAACACGCGGTAGTCTTAAATCTAACGTCACGCGGTTAATAACATATCTTAATGCGCACCCAGATGCGGAGATTGATGATATCCAGaatcgtaaaataaaattagaggaGGGCTATGAAGCCTTTTCCAAAACACAATTACAAATTGAAATCTTAGCAGAGAAGGAGAAGCATACCGATATGGATCATGAAGCTCACAGATCGCAGTTTGATGATCAATATTTTGCTTGCGCTAAAATAATAAGTAAACGTCTTCGCGAAATAAACTCGGTGATATCGCCAATAGCTAGCACGTCGCCATCAACGTCAGCTACTCCTTCTATGCCAATAACTATAAAACAAGCTAATAATTTGTTGCCCAAAATAGAGATCCGTCCTTATGATGGAAATCCTATTAATTGGTACTCTTTTCATGACACCTTTAAGAATTTAGTTCATGATAACGATGAATTGTTACCAGttcacaaattttatttactgcAAAATGCACTTCAAGGTCCGTTAACTTCAATAACAGAAAATCTAAATGCTTCAGAGGAAAATTATTTGGTGGCTTGGAATACGTTGAAACAAAGATGTAATAAACCGCGACAAATCATTCATACTCATCTACAATTATTATTAGAGCTTCCAGAAATTCATCGCGAAACTCCTACTAATCTACGTTCTTTGGTAGAAAAAACACAAGTTCATATAAATGCATTAAGGGCTTTGAAGCAACCAGTTGATAAGTGGGATGCATTACTGATTTATATTGTAGTAAAGAAACTAGATAAGGGTACGCGTCGCGCTTGGGAGCGTACGTTAGAAGACGAGGAAATGCCcgcttttcaaaaattattagatTTTCTTAGTAAACAAGCACGTGGCGACGATTTCGATACAATTTCCTTTGATTCAAATAAATCAAACAGTCATTTTAATAATCACACCTCGAAAATGCCAAATAAGAAACGACCCAATCAAATACAATCACACGTAGGTACGCAGGCGCACTTTCAATGTCCTGCTTGTAGTCAAAATCATGCGATTTATACATGTAACAAGTTTTTGCAATTAAATCCAAAGGAACGTTTCGAATTAGCAAGAAGGGCAAAATTATGTTTAAATTGCTTGCGAGGTAATCATCAGACAAATAAATGCTATCTTAGCGGTTGTAAGACATGCAATCATAAGCATAATACGCTTTTGCATTTTACTGATACGAACAATCCGCGTAACCATCCAACTAATAATTCAATCGAATCAAACgatcaaaatataaaagaacAGCCAACAGTAAATTTAGTTGTATCATCTGATTCAGAGGTGTTGTTAGGTACGGCATCgattaaaatattagataaaGACAAAAATGAAATTCCGTGTAGAGTATTGCTAGACGGAGGTTCTCAAACGCATTTCATAACAGAAAGATTAGCTGATCGtttaaaactaaataaaactATGATCAATTTGCCATTCTCAGGCTTAGGTCAAAATTTAACTAAGTCGCAGTACACGGTTAAAACAACCATCAAATCACGAACATCTCCTTTTTCGTGTGATCTAACATTAGTGGCCTTACCCACTATAACTGGGTTGCTACCCTCTCGAAAAATTGACAAAGACAATCTGTCTATTCCTAAAAATATTTCGTTAGCTGATCCGAACTTTCATAAATCAGCCGAGATCGATGCATTGCTCGGCAATACTTTGTTTTATCAGCTGCTAAGCGTTGGACAAATCAAATTGTGTAATGATTcaattatattacaaaaaacGCGACTAGGTTGGATTGTAACGGGAGAAGTCAATCTTCTAAATAATCACCTCAACAAAGCTAGGTCATGTTTTGTGACAACCGCGCTTGAAAAccaattaaacaaattttgggAGGTTGAGGAAATtcctaataaaaaatatttttcaagtgaGGAATCAGCATGTGAGACACACTTTagtcaaaatattaagcgaAATTTAGACGGGAGGTACGTAGTAAGGTTGCCATTCAATGAAAAAAGGGATAGTATCGGGGAATCACACAGAATGGCTTTAAAACGGTTTTACTCTTTGGAGAAGAGGTTGGAATTAAGTtcagaattaaaaaatcaatataGTGTCTTCTTAAGGGAGTATGTAGAATTAAAACATATGACCGATATAACAAATACAGATGACAAGCAAGTAGGTTACTATTTACCACATCACGCGGTAATAAAAGAATCAAGCGCAACGACAAAGGTTCGCGTAGTGTTTGATGGATCCGCGAAAACATCGACAAGTATTTCTTTAAACGACGCATTAATGCAAGGTCCTACAATTCAGGACGATTTGATTTCTATAATCATCCGTTTTCGAACACATCAATTCGTTTTAACAGCTGACATTGAGAAAATGTTTCGGCAAATTCAGGTACATCCAGATGACgcgaaatttcaaaaaattctttGGCGGGAAAACAAGACTGAACCAATTAAAACATATATGCTAAACACGGTTACATATGGGACTACTTCAGCCCCATTTCTCGCGGTTCGTTGCttgaaacaaataattaaagatGACGGACATAAATATCCTTTAGCCGCGACAGTACtcgatcgtgatttttatgTAGATGACTTACTCACTGGTACGAACGATTTGAATCAAGCTTGCTTTTTAATAGATCAACTAACTAAATTACTAAATTTAGGGGGTTTCAACCTACGTCAGTGGCTTTCAAATGAACCGAAACttctaaataaattgaaaaattcctcCGCGTCACAACTTGTATGTTTAGACGTGACGGAAACAAAAAAGGTTCTCGGAATACAATGGGATCCGCATGCAGACACTATTAACTATAAGGTAAATCCCTTTAGTTCGCATAAAGTCGTCTCAAAACGTACAATTTTGTCTGAGATTGCTCAACTATTTGACCCTTTAGGTTTATTAGGTCCCGTAATAATTCAGGCCAAATTAGTTATGCAGAAATTATGGATGGCCAATTTAAATTGGGATGAATCAGTCCCACAGTCAATTCATACCGAATGGTTCAATTATAAAAACCAATTACCATTGTTAAACAATTTTACTGTACATCGGAAGGTTGTTTTAAATAATGCAGTAGAAATACAGTTACATGGGTTCTGTGACGCCAGCGAAAAGGGTTATGGCGCGTGTTTTTACATAAGATCAACGAATAAAGTGAATAATCATTTAGTAGATTTGGTATGCGCGAAGTCGCGCGTTGCACCTATAAAAACAATATCTTTGCCTAGGTTAGAGCTTTGTGCTGCTAAGTTATTAGCAAATTTATACAAATCCGTGGTAGAAGCATTAAACTTAAGATTCAACAAGATTAACTTTTATTCTGATTCAACTATTGCATTAAATTGGATTAAAACATCACCCCATATCTTAAAAACTTTCGAAGCAAATCGTGTCTCTGAAATACAAACGCTTACGGATAGGGATAATTGGTATCATGTATCGACAAACGACAATCCCGCGGATTTTATATCTCGTGGTCAAAATCCTTCGgactttattaaaaatacacTTTGGGTAAATGGGCCTACGTGGCTGTCTATGGAAGAACATTGCTGGAAAATCACTAAACTATCGACGAGTGATAGCGCAAATCATCAAGCCAATGTGACCTTTGTTACATTAGACCAGAATTGTAATCGGAATAAGGTTGCAAATGACACTTTTGAAAGGTTCTCATCCATTAATGCACTAAATCGTTTCGTTGCCCTTTGCCATCGAGCAATTGTGAATAGAAGCTCAAGCAATAAAATCACAGGTGAAATTACCACGAAGGAGTTACATGATGCTCATTTACAAATAATAAGGGTAGTCCAAGAAAGTGAATTCTCTCAAGAATTACAATGTTTACGAAAGGGCGAGGAACTCAATAATAAAAGTAGGTTGTTGCGATTAGATCCTTTTATAGATGAATTGGGAATTCTTCGTGTAGGAGGTAGATTGGGAAATGCAGATATAAATTATTCACATAAACATCCTATTCTATTACCAAGAAACAATCATATTACTGACATAATAATACGTcatgtacatataaaatattggCATACAGGAGTTCAAAATACGTTAGCTATTGTCAGACAAAATTACTGGCCTATTGATGGCAAAAATAGGACGAGATACGTCTTACATAAATGCATTTCTTGTTGTAAATTAAACCACAAGCCACCAAATTATCCAATGGGCATTTTACCTAAAAATCGTTTAAAACAATCTAGACCTTTCGAAAATGCAGGGCTAGATTACTGCGGTCCTTTTCTTATCAAGgagaaaaaatttagaaataaagtAAAGATAAAGTCTTATGTAGTCGTCTTTGTTTGTTTTTCAACGAAGGCCGTACATTTGGAGCTGGTTACAGATCTAACCACCGAAACATGCTTAGCAGCTATTAAACGTTTTTTCGGTCGCAGAGGTAAATCAAAAAATCTCTATTCTGATAATGGAACAAATTTTGTTGGCGCCaagaatgaaatattgaaaataaaggcTTTGCTATTATCCTCTAATCATAATGATAGAATCACGCACGATTTATCAAATGAAGGTGTCAACTGGCATTTTTCACCACCGCAATCGCCCCACTTTGGAGGCTTATGGGAGGCTGGCGTTAAACAATTCAAATATCACTTATATCGCACTGTTGGCGATTCCCTGTTTACTTATGAACAATTTAATACTTTTATCATCGAAATCGAATCAATATTAAATTCCCGTCCTCTAACACCATTATCCTCGGATCCCAATGACTTTTCAGCCCTTACCCCAGCTCACTTTTTGATTGGAGATTCACTAATGAGCATACCAGAACATGACTTCCAGGATGTACCAACAAATAGATTATCATTGTGGCAACACATTGTCAAGGTGAAGCAACATTTTTGGAAAAGATGGCATAGGGAGTACTTTAATGAACTGCTACTACGTAGTAAATGGCACAAAGGTGATCCCGAACAGATAAAAATTGATACACTGGTCACCATTAAGGAAGATAACATCCCACCTATGCACTGGAGCATGGGACGCATCATAGCCGTTCATCCAGGCGAAGATAAGATTATTCGTGTAGCAACCGTGAAAACAAATCGCGGAATATACAAACGATGCATCAAAAAACTATGTCCATTACCGATTGAGATACCTGAAAGGGATTGA